A DNA window from Thermoanaerobaculales bacterium contains the following coding sequences:
- a CDS encoding VCBS repeat-containing protein: protein MIQRFVLGMGALAMMAGLSIAWSQETPPAGAAAAATPAAGATLPDESQQQPAPRAATSYRSWDEMVEDWLTPRPVPKDIIVRVDDKHAYPHPAVSLKMEIVREDETTVWLRGLPPEDPESALHDLWLRRERDELAYTTQREWEEKYGVVDYYLDFASELVPPPFMDAVRFEQVSSGLPDGGLWQMNFVLDDMNGDGTSDLVFPPARKGVGHPSIFLGKGGGAFEVWQGTVWPGAVPFDYGGIATGDFDADGHRDIVLAIHFKGQYVMYGNGAGSFARAELLPSPDPRVSSRAPAVADFNGDGRDDVAFLAEIDYDSATSARIEDAVTVWTLLSGPNGWQVSRAGFPQRVIGDSLQAADLDGDGRTDLAMSSNTNDWRRLIYLNRADEGWVGPLPRGVLSNAQHPDVVVHRGASGTELYMTFVQFRMVGGTNVARTGVIRYAVTPEGIVENGVPLFLDDKRYNAMFRVGIGDLNGDGRVDVVAGRRDGDLEVWLQTASGEYFREQSAELQSRGRPYDIRLLDLDGDGRDDLVVAFADEAGNRGGVGVWLSRSTL from the coding sequence ATGATTCAGAGGTTCGTGCTCGGAATGGGCGCGCTGGCGATGATGGCCGGGCTGTCCATCGCCTGGTCGCAGGAGACGCCGCCGGCCGGCGCCGCCGCGGCGGCAACCCCGGCTGCCGGGGCCACGCTGCCCGATGAGAGTCAGCAGCAGCCTGCGCCGCGGGCCGCGACCAGCTACCGCAGCTGGGACGAGATGGTCGAGGACTGGCTGACGCCGCGGCCGGTTCCCAAGGACATCATCGTCAGGGTCGACGACAAGCACGCCTACCCGCATCCCGCGGTCTCCCTCAAGATGGAGATCGTCCGCGAGGACGAGACCACGGTGTGGCTGCGTGGGCTGCCGCCGGAGGATCCGGAGTCGGCGCTCCACGACCTCTGGCTGCGGCGTGAGCGCGACGAGCTGGCGTACACGACCCAGCGCGAGTGGGAGGAGAAGTACGGCGTCGTCGACTACTACCTCGACTTCGCGTCCGAGCTGGTGCCGCCCCCGTTCATGGATGCGGTCAGGTTCGAGCAGGTGTCGAGCGGCCTGCCGGACGGCGGGCTGTGGCAGATGAACTTCGTGCTGGACGACATGAACGGGGACGGGACCTCCGACCTGGTGTTCCCACCGGCGCGCAAGGGCGTCGGCCATCCGTCCATCTTCCTCGGCAAGGGAGGCGGCGCGTTCGAAGTCTGGCAGGGCACGGTCTGGCCGGGCGCGGTGCCGTTCGACTACGGCGGCATCGCCACCGGCGACTTCGACGCCGACGGCCACCGCGACATCGTGCTCGCGATCCACTTCAAGGGGCAGTACGTGATGTACGGCAACGGCGCCGGCAGCTTCGCCCGCGCCGAGCTGCTGCCGAGCCCGGACCCGCGGGTCAGCTCGCGGGCGCCCGCGGTCGCCGACTTCAACGGCGACGGCCGCGACGACGTGGCCTTCCTGGCGGAGATCGACTACGACAGCGCGACCAGCGCCCGGATCGAGGACGCGGTCACGGTGTGGACGCTGCTCAGCGGCCCGAACGGCTGGCAGGTGTCCAGGGCCGGGTTCCCGCAGAGGGTGATCGGCGACAGCCTGCAGGCGGCCGACCTCGACGGCGACGGCCGCACCGATCTCGCGATGTCGTCGAACACCAACGACTGGCGCCGCCTGATCTACCTCAACCGCGCCGACGAGGGCTGGGTCGGCCCGCTGCCGCGCGGAGTGCTCAGCAACGCCCAGCACCCGGACGTGGTCGTCCATCGCGGCGCTTCGGGCACCGAGCTCTACATGACCTTCGTGCAGTTCCGGATGGTCGGAGGCACGAACGTCGCGCGCACTGGGGTCATCAGGTACGCGGTCACGCCCGAGGGGATCGTGGAGAACGGAGTGCCGCTGTTCCTGGACGACAAGCGCTACAACGCGATGTTCCGGGTCGGCATCGGCGACCTCAACGGTGACGGCCGCGTCGACGTGGTGGCGGGCCGCCGGGACGGCGACCTCGAGGTCTGGCTGCAGACGGCGTCCGGCGAGTACTTCCGCGAGCAGAGCGCGGAGCTCCAGAGCCGGGGGCGGCCCTATGACATCCGGCTGCTGGACCTGGACGGCGACGGCCGGGACGATCTGGTGGTCGCGTTCGCCGACGAGGCGGGGAACCGGGGCGGGGTCGGCGTCTGGCTGAGCCGCAGCACGCTGTAG
- a CDS encoding helix-turn-helix transcriptional regulator produces MITRNGPASPQVATIGGRLRRLRKERNLTQAELARQIGIQQSDLSRMEKGEYRVSLDNLVKILSALDLHIADFFAARADSQAAAQRPLSHEDMQLLHMLRELSPEAREEVQQFVEFKLRRERVERRADQARRSSGDGGS; encoded by the coding sequence GTGATCACCCGGAACGGACCCGCGAGCCCACAGGTTGCGACGATCGGCGGCCGTCTGCGCCGATTGCGCAAGGAGCGCAACCTGACCCAGGCGGAGCTGGCGCGTCAGATTGGCATCCAGCAGTCCGACCTGTCGCGGATGGAGAAGGGCGAGTACCGGGTCTCGCTCGACAACCTGGTCAAGATCCTCAGCGCCCTCGATCTCCACATCGCCGACTTCTTCGCCGCCCGCGCCGACTCCCAGGCCGCCGCCCAGCGCCCGCTGAGCCACGAGGACATGCAGCTGCTGCACATGCTGCGCGAGCTCAGCCCCGAGGCGCGGGAGGAGGTCCAGCAGTTCGTCGAGTTCAAGCTGCGGCGCGAGCGGGTCGAACGCCGCGCCGACCAGGCCCGGCGCTCCAGCGGGGACGGTGGGTCATGA
- a CDS encoding ABC transporter permease, which translates to MIEHLLAPRRLPSTLARHRFLLAQLAWRSFASRYAGSYLGWLWTPVATLIQFAIFMVVFSVIFEIRVEGLGIDLAKRPPVGFGIYLITGLLPFLALNDAVLRAARVFRTHATLVQRVRMPAEVLVIGDVLGAVLHHAISFVVVIAICVLGGHCGLAQVPWLVAALALIVLWVVGLALTASVVGAALPDVSEALTLGMQLVFYGAPIVYPLAMVPAGTLRSLVAANPLTPLAGVARAGLIGAAPPGPLAIVAVAAAGLVLVVIGAAALDRWRYTIADLL; encoded by the coding sequence ATGATCGAGCACCTGCTCGCGCCGCGGAGGCTGCCGTCGACGCTGGCGCGCCACCGCTTCCTGCTGGCGCAGCTGGCGTGGCGGTCGTTCGCCTCGCGCTACGCCGGCTCCTACCTGGGCTGGCTGTGGACCCCGGTCGCGACCCTGATCCAGTTCGCGATCTTCATGGTGGTGTTCTCGGTCATCTTCGAGATCCGGGTGGAGGGTCTTGGCATCGATCTTGCTAAGCGTCCGCCCGTGGGCTTCGGGATCTACCTGATCACTGGGCTGCTGCCGTTCCTGGCGCTCAACGACGCGGTGCTCCGCGCGGCCCGGGTGTTCCGCACCCATGCGACGCTGGTGCAGCGGGTCCGGATGCCGGCCGAGGTGCTGGTCATCGGCGACGTGCTCGGCGCGGTGCTCCACCACGCGATCTCGTTCGTGGTGGTGATCGCGATCTGCGTGCTCGGCGGCCACTGCGGGCTGGCCCAGGTGCCATGGCTGGTGGCCGCACTGGCGCTGATCGTGCTGTGGGTGGTCGGCCTCGCGCTGACGGCGAGCGTCGTCGGAGCTGCCCTACCGGATGTCTCCGAGGCGCTGACCCTCGGCATGCAGCTCGTGTTCTACGGCGCCCCGATCGTCTACCCGCTGGCGATGGTGCCGGCGGGGACGCTGCGGTCGCTGGTGGCGGCCAACCCGCTGACCCCCCTCGCCGGAGTGGCCCGCGCCGGGCTGATCGGCGCGGCGCCGCCGGGGCCGCTCGCCATCGTGGCGGTGGCAGCCGCGGGTCTCGTGCTGGTCGTGATCGGCGCGGCGGCGCTCGATCGCTGGCGTTATACAATCGCCGACCTGCTGTGA
- the coaD gene encoding pantetheine-phosphate adenylyltransferase: protein MSVSHQPVAVFPGSFDPLHLGHADIISRATQIFPRLIVGILENPNKQTVFTPDERLGMVRSLYANDPAVEVRLFSGLLVNFLQQMRATIIIRGMRAVSDFEYEFQMALMNRRLSPAAETVFLTPKEEYSYLSSRLVREVVTLGGDVSGLVPEPIRSLLEERLRR, encoded by the coding sequence GTGAGCGTCTCCCATCAGCCGGTCGCCGTGTTCCCGGGCTCCTTCGACCCGCTTCACCTCGGACACGCCGACATCATCTCGAGGGCCACCCAGATCTTCCCGCGGCTGATCGTGGGGATCCTGGAGAACCCCAACAAGCAGACGGTGTTCACGCCGGACGAGCGGCTCGGGATGGTCCGCAGCCTGTACGCGAACGATCCCGCCGTCGAGGTGCGCCTGTTCAGCGGCCTGCTCGTCAACTTCCTGCAGCAGATGCGGGCCACCATCATCATCCGCGGCATGCGCGCGGTCTCCGACTTCGAGTACGAGTTCCAGATGGCGCTCATGAACCGCCGTCTGTCGCCGGCCGCCGAGACCGTCTTCCTGACCCCCAAGGAGGAGTACTCCTACCTGTCGTCGCGGCTGGTGCGCGAGGTGGTCACGCTCGGCGGCGACGTGTCGGGGCTGGTCCCGGAGCCGATCCGCTCCCTGCTGGAGGAGCGGCTGCGCCGTTAG
- a CDS encoding glycosyltransferase family 4 protein → MRLVVLGPAHPFRGGIATTTTAAVAALRARGHEVSFLTPRRQYPAWLFPGSGGGRDPEACMPLPGSEAVLDPVFPPSWPRARRAAQRAAADAWVFPYWTWAWAGCWRYLLAGERPPVVAVVHNPADHDAGPARRLAARAVLARCDGLFTHAGALADRLARDYPRLPRAAHPLPATAAVVSIDRPEARRALGLPVAGRVALFAGLIRPYKGVDLLLDAVAALPTDSDWRLVVAGEAWGGLGHQLERRAAAPDLAGRVRLDLRWQPEEELRALLSAADLVVLPYRDGSQSAMAPLALAAGLPVLSTHVGGLPEVVEDGVNGRLVAPGSVAELTAALAALDLERLAALAAGARRSALRLTWDGYAAALEGLLERVASPHFSPPS, encoded by the coding sequence ATGCGACTGGTCGTGCTCGGTCCGGCCCACCCGTTCCGGGGCGGCATCGCCACGACCACCACCGCGGCGGTGGCGGCGCTGCGCGCGCGAGGCCACGAGGTCTCGTTCCTGACCCCGCGGCGCCAGTACCCGGCGTGGCTGTTCCCGGGGAGCGGTGGGGGGCGCGACCCCGAGGCCTGCATGCCGCTGCCCGGCAGCGAGGCGGTGCTCGACCCGGTGTTTCCGCCGTCGTGGCCGCGAGCCCGCCGGGCGGCCCAGCGGGCAGCCGCCGATGCCTGGGTGTTCCCGTACTGGACCTGGGCCTGGGCCGGCTGCTGGCGCTACCTGCTCGCCGGCGAACGCCCGCCGGTGGTCGCCGTGGTGCACAACCCGGCGGATCACGACGCCGGACCGGCGCGGCGGCTGGCGGCTCGCGCGGTGCTGGCGCGGTGCGACGGCCTGTTCACCCACGCCGGGGCGCTGGCCGACCGGCTGGCGCGCGACTACCCGCGGCTGCCGCGCGCCGCCCACCCGCTGCCGGCCACCGCGGCCGTCGTCTCGATCGACCGGCCGGAGGCGCGGCGCGCGCTCGGGCTGCCGGTCGCGGGTCGCGTCGCCCTCTTTGCCGGTCTCATCCGACCGTACAAGGGAGTGGACCTCCTGCTCGACGCGGTCGCCGCGCTCCCGACGGATTCTGACTGGCGGCTGGTGGTGGCGGGGGAGGCGTGGGGCGGCCTCGGGCATCAGCTCGAACGGCGGGCGGCCGCGCCCGACCTCGCCGGCCGGGTCCGCCTCGATCTGCGATGGCAGCCGGAGGAGGAGCTGCGGGCCCTGCTGTCGGCCGCCGACCTGGTGGTGCTGCCGTACCGCGACGGGTCGCAGTCGGCGATGGCGCCGCTGGCGCTCGCGGCCGGCCTGCCGGTGCTGTCGACCCACGTCGGCGGCCTGCCCGAGGTGGTCGAGGACGGCGTCAACGGCCGGCTGGTGGCGCCCGGCTCGGTCGCCGAGCTGACCGCCGCGCTGGCGGCTCTCGACCTCGAGCGGCTCGCCGCCCTCGCCGCCGGCGCGCGGCGCAGCGCCCTGCGGCTGACCTGGGACGGCTACGCCGCCGCCCTCGAGGGGCTGCTCGAGCGGGTGGCGAGCCCGCATTTCTCACCGCCCTCCTGA